A DNA window from Candidatus Baltobacteraceae bacterium contains the following coding sequences:
- a CDS encoding carboxypeptidase-like regulatory domain-containing protein, producing MLVQGTWALAGVTGNMSGTVRDNTGAPVAGAKVQAVSPSQSATTTTDTTGHFIMLSLAPDTYAVSVSKDGYQQTSFPGEVVFADQTQQATYTIGKALKTIAHVTSASAG from the coding sequence ATGCTTGTCCAGGGAACATGGGCACTGGCAGGCGTCACCGGCAACATGTCCGGCACCGTGCGCGACAACACTGGGGCACCCGTAGCAGGAGCTAAGGTGCAGGCGGTGTCGCCGTCGCAATCGGCAACAACGACGACGGATACAACCGGTCATTTCATTATGCTCTCGCTGGCCCCCGACACGTATGCGGTCAGCGTTTCAAAGGACGGCTATCAGCAGACGTCCTTCCCCGGCGAAGTCGTCTTCGCCGACCAAACACAGCAAGCGACGTACACGATCGGCAAAGCGCTGAAGACGATCGCGCACGTCACGTCCGCCAGTGCCGGAA
- a CDS encoding DHA2 family efflux MFS transporter permease subunit translates to MPNPFRHREHAPVGLITITVMLGLIMAIIDTTIVNVAINTIGGNLGATVDEVAWVATGYILASVVIMPLNGWLTALLGRKVFYATSLAVFTVASFLCGTAHSIWMLVFYRVLQGLGGGALQPTAQAIMFETYPPEKRGAAMAIFGLGAMVGPAIGPTLGGWIVDNASWPLIFYINVPIGIAAFMMTLAFIPNPKYIAKPKGGIDWTGLSLLTVGLASLQYVLEQGERDDWFSSDTILIMSVVSVAALIIFVVKALRDRHPVVDLRVFKFRSFSIGSFLGIIMGFGLFGTALILPLFFQTMLGFTAFDTGLALMPGALSTAVSMLIIGRVLNKIDGRWSILGGILIFAWSTWLMGDMTAQAGYWDVFWPRLIQGFALGFLFVPLTTMTLNDVPISDMAGATGVFTLLRQLGGSLGIAILTTLLSHRTAIAWNDLAAGVTNLQGMSSGVVTNLVAQQSTMIAYDYLFRLTAIVFVISAPLVFFMHAQKRGQPSARVAMAE, encoded by the coding sequence ATGCCCAATCCGTTCCGCCATCGCGAGCATGCCCCCGTCGGCTTGATCACCATTACGGTCATGCTCGGACTGATCATGGCGATCATCGACACGACGATCGTCAACGTCGCGATCAACACGATCGGCGGCAACCTGGGAGCGACGGTCGACGAAGTAGCGTGGGTAGCAACCGGCTACATTCTGGCCAGTGTCGTGATCATGCCGCTCAACGGCTGGCTGACGGCGCTGCTGGGACGCAAAGTCTTTTACGCAACGTCGCTGGCGGTGTTTACGGTCGCGTCGTTCCTATGCGGAACGGCCCATTCGATTTGGATGCTCGTCTTCTATCGCGTGCTGCAAGGTCTCGGCGGCGGCGCGCTGCAGCCCACCGCACAGGCAATTATGTTCGAGACCTATCCTCCCGAGAAGCGCGGGGCGGCGATGGCGATCTTCGGATTGGGCGCGATGGTGGGTCCGGCAATCGGGCCGACGCTCGGCGGATGGATCGTCGATAACGCGAGCTGGCCGCTCATCTTCTACATCAACGTGCCGATCGGGATCGCGGCGTTCATGATGACCTTGGCCTTCATTCCGAATCCGAAGTACATCGCCAAACCCAAGGGCGGCATCGATTGGACGGGTTTGTCGCTGCTGACCGTCGGGCTGGCGTCACTGCAGTACGTGCTGGAGCAGGGCGAGCGCGACGACTGGTTCTCGTCGGACACGATCCTGATCATGTCGGTAGTCTCGGTGGCCGCGTTAATCATCTTCGTCGTCAAGGCGCTGCGCGACCGGCATCCGGTCGTGGATTTGCGCGTCTTTAAGTTCCGAAGTTTCTCGATCGGCTCGTTTCTAGGGATTATTATGGGCTTTGGCCTGTTCGGGACGGCCTTGATCTTGCCGCTGTTCTTCCAAACCATGCTCGGATTTACGGCGTTCGACACCGGCTTGGCGCTGATGCCGGGCGCTTTGTCGACGGCGGTCTCGATGCTGATCATCGGTCGGGTGCTCAATAAAATCGATGGCCGATGGTCGATCTTAGGCGGAATACTCATCTTCGCGTGGTCGACGTGGCTGATGGGTGATATGACCGCGCAGGCCGGCTATTGGGACGTGTTCTGGCCGCGCCTCATTCAGGGGTTCGCGCTCGGCTTTTTGTTCGTGCCGCTGACGACGATGACGCTCAACGACGTGCCGATCTCCGACATGGCCGGCGCGACCGGCGTGTTCACGTTGCTGCGTCAGCTTGGCGGCAGCCTCGGTATCGCGATTCTCACGACCTTGCTCTCGCATCGAACGGCGATTGCGTGGAACGATCTTGCGGCGGGCGTGACCAACCTTCAGGGCATGTCGAGCGGCGTGGTGACCAACCTCGTCGCGCAGCAATCGACGATGATCGCGTACGACTATTTGTTCCGGCTAACCGCGATCGTGTTCGTTATCAGCGCGCCGCTAGTCTTCTTCATGCACGCGCAGAAACGCGGCCAGCCTTCCGCCCGAGTCGCGATGGCGGAGTAG
- a CDS encoding STAS domain-containing protein — protein MHDGYSDFSVKVTKAEGTIVVSLSGDWDVYARDALHDALSCTGSRNDVVIDARRASFFDSSALSEFVTFFKRVTEQGQRFELLVGNSNILRILEMTGLSNVLLPSPDRIAMLQERIIQS, from the coding sequence ATGCACGACGGATATTCCGACTTTAGTGTCAAGGTGACCAAGGCCGAGGGGACGATTGTCGTCTCCCTCTCCGGCGATTGGGACGTCTACGCCCGCGATGCCTTGCACGACGCGCTCTCGTGCACCGGATCGAGAAACGACGTCGTCATCGACGCTCGTCGCGCCAGTTTCTTCGATTCGTCGGCGCTTAGCGAGTTCGTGACGTTCTTCAAACGCGTCACCGAACAGGGGCAGCGCTTCGAACTGCTCGTCGGCAACAGCAACATCCTGCGCATTCTCGAAATGACCGGCCTATCGAACGTGCTGCTCCCCTCGCCCGATCGCATCGCGATGCTCCAAGAACGGATAATCCAGAGCTAA
- a CDS encoding ferritin-like domain-containing protein, with translation MRIGSEEHKELFCRTFIEGHKPYDPPDLPWPDLDEISLARLRAIPVWTMALEVENSAGVMLDGFSRMERDPLVRQALELQGFEEARHGRILAHMVKKYDLNVSPRDVSEAPSRAAFVNFGYNECVDSFGGFGIFKLATEAKILPDALTSLLSRILIEEARHIVFFVNWVAWDRQRRGLPYPLLQILPALVQYLSAIVRRVKGGQEMAGGAESNASTNGQQDGPILDLFTDVMEGLTPAKFVRACVDENDRLMSEFDPRLLRPTFIPTLARIALAILEFFEWIKGDKKTSREARA, from the coding sequence ATGCGCATCGGTTCCGAAGAACACAAAGAGCTTTTCTGCCGGACGTTTATCGAAGGGCACAAGCCCTACGACCCGCCCGACCTGCCGTGGCCGGATCTCGACGAGATTTCGCTTGCACGGTTGCGCGCGATTCCGGTGTGGACGATGGCGCTGGAAGTCGAGAACAGCGCGGGCGTGATGCTCGACGGGTTTTCGCGGATGGAGCGCGATCCGCTGGTGCGTCAGGCGCTCGAGTTGCAGGGTTTCGAGGAAGCGCGCCACGGGCGCATTCTCGCCCACATGGTGAAGAAATACGACCTGAACGTCAGTCCCCGCGACGTCAGCGAGGCGCCGTCGCGCGCGGCGTTCGTCAACTTCGGCTATAACGAGTGCGTGGATTCTTTTGGCGGCTTCGGCATTTTCAAATTGGCAACCGAAGCGAAGATTCTGCCGGATGCCCTGACTTCGCTGCTGTCGCGCATCTTGATCGAGGAAGCGCGGCACATCGTCTTCTTCGTCAACTGGGTTGCATGGGATCGCCAGCGTCGCGGGTTACCGTATCCGCTGCTGCAGATTCTGCCGGCGCTGGTGCAATATCTGTCGGCGATCGTGCGCCGCGTCAAAGGCGGTCAGGAAATGGCCGGCGGCGCGGAATCGAATGCCAGTACGAACGGCCAGCAAGATGGTCCGATTCTCGACCTGTTCACCGACGTGATGGAAGGCCTGACGCCGGCGAAGTTCGTGCGCGCGTGCGTCGACGAGAACGACCGCTTGATGAGCGAGTTCGATCCGCGCCTGCTGCGTCCGACGTTCATTCCGACCTTGGCGCGCATCGCGCTCGCGATTCTCGAGTTCTTCGAGTGGATCAAGGGCGATAAGAAGACCTCGCGCGAGGCGCGGGCTTAA
- a CDS encoding polyprenyl synthetase family protein yields MTTVSTPQPPLGEHRANVREYLRGIDLPFESVAGTIVRERLATEDDEDLLRSSLVLWACAACGGDLRDALPVAASFHLFDRFVRLHDELVDGSVEHWGLGQSLNAGDALYALAFRTLADGVLDAQRRLAVAGLVARAVLESIEGRNVDIERPESDGLLPQVRSVRRRVAALTGAALGSGAIIAGASERIVRGFIRAGYLLAVAATVEEAKLAQRVGAKAREAVARCGVELEYRNGFETVVAYVT; encoded by the coding sequence ATGACCACGGTATCTACACCCCAACCGCCCCTGGGCGAACATCGCGCCAACGTGCGCGAGTACTTGCGGGGGATCGATCTCCCCTTCGAGTCGGTCGCCGGAACGATCGTGCGAGAGCGATTGGCTACCGAGGACGACGAGGATCTCCTGCGTTCGAGCCTGGTGCTGTGGGCCTGCGCGGCCTGCGGCGGTGACCTCCGCGACGCCCTGCCCGTGGCAGCCTCGTTCCATCTCTTCGACCGCTTCGTACGCCTGCACGACGAGCTGGTCGACGGCTCGGTCGAGCACTGGGGCCTGGGCCAAAGCCTCAACGCCGGCGACGCGCTCTACGCGCTGGCCTTCCGGACCCTTGCCGACGGCGTCCTCGACGCGCAGCGGCGTCTCGCGGTTGCCGGACTCGTCGCGCGCGCCGTTTTGGAGTCGATCGAGGGCCGCAACGTCGACATCGAACGTCCTGAAAGCGACGGTCTTCTGCCGCAAGTACGCTCGGTACGGCGTCGCGTTGCCGCGCTCACCGGCGCCGCGCTCGGATCGGGCGCAATCATCGCGGGAGCCAGCGAACGTATCGTGCGCGGATTCATTCGCGCCGGCTATCTGCTTGCCGTCGCCGCGACGGTCGAGGAAGCAAAACTCGCGCAGCGCGTTGGTGCCAAAGCCCGCGAGGCGGTCGCCCGTTGCGGCGTGGAGCTAGAGTATCGCAACGGCTTCGAAACCGTCGTTGCCTACGTCACGTAA
- the fni gene encoding type 2 isopentenyl-diphosphate Delta-isomerase: MPDPTGSRKADHLRINVEEDVGAKGVSAGFDAYAFEHQALPEIDLDEVDTSCELLGKKLNAPLLVSCMTGGTPEAQRINATLAQVAEAFGLAMGLGSGRALIENPGTLPTFDVRPFAPNVLLLANLGAVQLNKGYGVDHCRRLMELLQADALVLHLNALQEALQPEGDTNFRGLLAQIATLCKTLGAPVVVKEVGWGIGPTTVRALLDAGVAGIDLAGAGGTSWSEVERYRIDETWRARVAGAFAGWGIPTTECIVNARSVAPSETIIASGGIRNGIDVAKAIALGADAAGIAGPFLRAAEAAIDEARDYARELIETLRIAMFCTGARTVAELRTATRLTGVQ; the protein is encoded by the coding sequence ATGCCCGATCCAACCGGATCCCGCAAAGCCGACCACCTACGCATTAACGTTGAAGAAGACGTCGGTGCGAAAGGCGTGAGTGCCGGTTTCGACGCTTATGCCTTCGAGCATCAAGCTCTGCCCGAAATCGACCTGGACGAGGTCGACACTTCGTGCGAGCTACTCGGCAAGAAGCTCAACGCGCCTCTGCTCGTGTCGTGCATGACGGGCGGAACGCCGGAAGCCCAACGCATCAACGCGACGCTCGCACAGGTCGCCGAGGCGTTCGGGCTCGCGATGGGCCTTGGCTCGGGGCGTGCACTGATTGAAAATCCCGGGACCTTGCCGACGTTTGACGTGCGCCCGTTCGCGCCCAACGTTTTGCTGCTCGCAAATCTCGGCGCCGTGCAGCTGAACAAGGGCTACGGCGTCGACCACTGCCGCCGCCTGATGGAGCTGCTGCAGGCCGACGCGCTCGTGCTGCATCTCAACGCATTGCAGGAGGCGCTTCAACCCGAAGGCGACACGAACTTTCGCGGCCTCCTCGCCCAGATCGCAACGCTGTGCAAAACGCTCGGAGCTCCGGTCGTGGTCAAGGAAGTCGGCTGGGGCATCGGTCCGACGACCGTGCGCGCGCTGCTCGATGCGGGCGTCGCCGGGATCGATCTCGCAGGCGCAGGGGGAACCTCGTGGAGCGAAGTCGAGCGGTATCGCATCGACGAAACGTGGCGCGCTCGCGTCGCCGGGGCGTTCGCCGGCTGGGGCATCCCCACGACCGAATGTATCGTCAATGCGCGATCGGTCGCGCCCAGCGAAACGATCATTGCCAGCGGCGGCATTCGCAACGGAATCGACGTCGCCAAAGCCATCGCCCTCGGCGCTGACGCCGCCGGTATCGCCGGTCCGTTTCTACGCGCCGCCGAGGCTGCGATCGACGAAGCGCGCGATTACGCGCGCGAACTGATCGAAACGTTGCGTATCGCCATGTTCTGTACCGGTGCCCGTACCGTCGCCGAACTGAGAACCGCCACGCGGCTTACGGGCGTCCAATGA
- a CDS encoding S9 family peptidase, whose product MLTRLFAALLGTLLATVPALANAAILTENDFQHGVALNSPAISPDGKRAVVVVSRVNWNEDRRDGELVLIDVATHGQRVLTYDRKGLSDPSFSPDGSRLAFIADDGDGDDAHSQVFVMPLDGGDARPVTKAKEGVEQYAWRPDGRAMAYAAEDPQPERKGADKFRDSFIFTTEPIVARSRPEPRHLFAQSLDGGPATQLTFGPQSVATGEAQSSISWSHDGKTIAFVLCPNAILNDESYSHVALIDVESKKVRSLTGRTMWESTPLFSPDGTHIAYTYSDGDNQVNLQELYVTTPDGGVGKSVTASLDRDVFDAAWAPDSKTLYFGVPDRSSQSFYRLELGGEPQRMVDTTLLQHASSLVDAIAPDGSFVFVGTQTKQPSELFYRSASGTTTKLTDFNAAIARLDLASAERIEFPTGTGITGDGVLYTPPGFTAGKKYPLSVFIHGGPTSSSTLGFDFWAQVMAARGWLVLRPNYRGSDDLGIKYQRAVLYDLDAGPGKDIMSAVDTVRARGIVDDSRIAVSGWSYGGIMTAWMISKYHIWKAAVSGASVNDWVTDYGTADDSLSDVDLFHGSPFVGNNAAEFRRTSAISYAKDVTTPVLILSDVGDNRDSFATSSMYWRALRDNHKDATLRVWPVYGHFPSDPVRQADVYHYWLDYIAQHFR is encoded by the coding sequence ATGCTTACTCGGCTTTTTGCGGCTCTACTCGGCACGCTTTTGGCAACGGTCCCGGCATTGGCCAACGCGGCCATACTGACTGAGAACGACTTCCAGCACGGCGTTGCACTCAACTCGCCCGCGATCTCACCCGACGGTAAACGCGCCGTCGTCGTGGTGTCGAGGGTGAACTGGAACGAAGATCGCCGCGACGGCGAGCTCGTCCTCATCGACGTCGCCACGCACGGTCAGCGCGTGCTGACGTACGACCGCAAAGGGCTCTCCGATCCGTCGTTCTCACCCGACGGATCGCGGCTTGCCTTCATCGCCGACGACGGCGACGGCGACGACGCGCACTCGCAAGTGTTCGTCATGCCGCTCGACGGCGGCGACGCGCGCCCGGTCACCAAAGCCAAAGAAGGCGTCGAGCAGTACGCGTGGCGTCCCGACGGTCGCGCCATGGCTTACGCTGCAGAAGATCCCCAGCCCGAACGCAAAGGCGCCGATAAGTTCCGCGACAGCTTTATCTTCACCACCGAGCCGATCGTCGCGCGCAGCCGTCCCGAGCCGCGGCACTTGTTCGCTCAATCGCTCGACGGCGGGCCGGCCACGCAGTTGACGTTCGGTCCCCAGAGCGTTGCCACCGGCGAAGCGCAGTCGTCGATCTCGTGGTCGCACGACGGTAAGACGATCGCCTTCGTCCTCTGTCCCAACGCCATTCTCAACGACGAGAGCTATTCGCACGTCGCGCTGATCGACGTCGAGAGCAAGAAGGTGCGGTCGCTGACCGGACGCACGATGTGGGAGAGCACGCCGCTCTTCTCACCCGACGGAACGCACATCGCGTACACCTATTCGGACGGCGACAATCAGGTCAATCTGCAAGAGTTGTACGTCACGACACCCGACGGCGGTGTGGGCAAGTCCGTAACGGCGTCGCTCGATCGCGACGTCTTCGACGCCGCGTGGGCGCCCGATTCAAAAACGTTGTATTTCGGGGTGCCCGATCGCTCGTCGCAGTCGTTCTACCGGCTTGAGCTCGGGGGCGAGCCGCAACGAATGGTGGACACAACGTTGCTCCAGCACGCGTCGTCGCTGGTTGATGCGATCGCGCCCGACGGAAGCTTCGTCTTCGTCGGTACGCAGACCAAACAGCCGTCGGAGTTATTTTACCGCTCCGCCTCGGGCACAACGACCAAGCTCACCGATTTCAATGCGGCGATCGCGCGCCTCGACCTCGCGTCGGCCGAGCGCATCGAGTTTCCGACCGGCACCGGCATCACCGGCGACGGCGTGCTCTACACGCCGCCCGGATTTACCGCCGGCAAAAAATATCCGCTGAGCGTCTTCATTCACGGCGGCCCGACCAGCTCGTCGACCTTGGGCTTCGACTTTTGGGCGCAGGTGATGGCGGCGCGCGGCTGGCTCGTGCTCCGTCCGAACTATCGCGGCAGCGACGATCTCGGCATCAAGTACCAGCGCGCCGTGCTCTACGATCTCGATGCCGGCCCCGGCAAAGACATCATGTCCGCCGTCGACACCGTTCGCGCGCGCGGCATCGTCGACGATTCGCGCATCGCCGTGTCGGGATGGTCGTACGGCGGCATCATGACGGCGTGGATGATTTCGAAATATCACATCTGGAAGGCGGCCGTCTCCGGCGCGTCGGTCAACGATTGGGTTACCGACTACGGAACGGCCGACGACAGCTTATCGGACGTCGATCTGTTCCACGGGTCGCCGTTTGTCGGAAATAATGCCGCCGAGTTTCGGCGCACCTCGGCGATATCGTATGCGAAGGATGTGACGACGCCGGTGTTGATTCTCTCCGACGT